tacataaaataaaatgggaataaagaTGGAAAAGAAAGTATACCAAAATGAGTTCACTGAAGCCTGACTCCTAGGCCTCAGGTCGCATGCTTAAGTAAGGAAGCCTCAGTCTGCTCACATGCCTTTCAGGATCAGAACTCCCTTTGTCCCCTCAGGTGAGACCATTTAACTCTCCCAGCTCTTCCCCGATTCTTTCCtgagtgatgtcatgggaaggggGGGTCCAACCCtccatccttgaaaccaaataaccatGAATTATCTTATTTCCTCGCCAGATGACCGTAGAGTCAGGCGAGGAGTATGGGGGAAATTTGTGGCGAGACCCCCATcgtgtagacaccaaggatgacaccacaatcccctttgggtaatgagttccgtgtctggaccttttccctgtacggcaacaggctgctactgctaccataatgctttAGGCCTGTATGATAGTGccccagacgtctggggcattatcatacaggcccaaagccttatggtagcagtagcagcctgttgccgtacaggcccaaagcctgtgctagcagtaacaggctattactactaccacaggctttggaccacgtgacatctgggattttaccatataggcctgaaaccagctaggattaacatcagatcccggaaaggtgagtaaaactttattattttctctcacgtcccctgggactccgattattatactcgggggtctgaaaagacccccgattataataatagcggcagtgggatcgcggctggggctcgggcctactcactgccggcctccgtgacctatagtataaggtgacacgggggtcggcagtgagcaggcccggggacaaacattaagataagataatcctttaatagtcccacaatggggaaatttcagtgatacagtttcattgatggtacagtagtatataacaagagagagacacatacaagttcatggcagatagagaaatcctaggaatcatagcaactaaaaaagaaagaaacaaagacacactgcaggatcatttagttctctgtgtgaagtgatgttaataatacagcctactgtggttgtaggacatgttaagttctcatacttaccgacctcgcgctgctgctcccaTTACCGCCATTGCTCATCTTctgccgccactgctcatcttctcccgtggctgctcctgcgtctcagcgtagggggcgtgatgccgcctgtgctgagacgcagtaagacgtcatcgaaacacgccgggtgcgggcctgagctaacaAGGCCACGTAACCACTCTTTTAGTGgtctgcctctccattgttctggtcccccGACGGACCTTAAGAATGGATACTTGACACTGGTGTACACCTAGAATTACTGTCCTGTTTCTGGCACATTTGAAGAAGTAATATTAAAGTGGCCAAACTTGTTATGAGGATAGACTAAACTAAAAATGAGAATACTGTACAATTCCATATCCCTTTACAGTCATGTTTTTACAGTTATTTCCAAATTATACAGTAGGATGAAAGATTAAGGTTATTTTTATTGTAATCAGTTGTGAGATTAGTATAATAACCATGATCTGTGAATTATATTAGGAGCATAAAGGGAAGACTGCAGTGGTCAAATGCACATGTATGGCAGAGACTTATGGCGATAACCAGAGTGGTGCTGCTGAAGTGATGGGGATTTAAGACTTAGTATATTTCATCCCCTGCTTTTGGCTAAAGTTTTGTATATCTTGAACAACCCCAAACTTCTGGAACAAAAAGGAGATTTCCTGTATTAAAGTTTTTATAAGATATACTAATGCTGGTAACTTCTGAAAGGATTCATGCACTGACTCATTTTAGAAACCATAACATTTCAGACAATACACATGTGTGGTCCTTCCTCTGACCTCTTCTGATTTGCAGAGAAGGATGAATATTTCTACTCATCAAAAAAGATCCTCTAGGAgattttgattattattattattagtttaatAAGTGTATACAGGTCTGGCAAAATGAGGGCTTCCGTACTCGGTCTGGCCCAGCCACATGCACCATGCACTAATTGCCATGCCACACCTGTACTTACTATAGGGAACAGGAAGCACAAGTGCAATAAATAAAAGTATAGGTGTTGTCCAGGAAATCACAGCAATTACATTGTATGAATTGCTGAGCCACATCTGTACTTGCTATTCTCTCAAATTCTCTTTGGCAGAACCATGTACAGGCAACCTGAGCGTAAAGACACCAACTTAGATTTTTAAGTGATTTTGTAACCGAAATTAGGTGTGGATCATTGAGAGTGAAAACCCATAAAGGACAGATGATACTTCTCCTTTTCTCAAGCCATTTcttggctccaaaaaccacagAAACAAAACCTGGACATGTAACCTTACCCTAATGAAAGCCCTGGAATCGGTATGTGACACAATGGATCCACTGACATTAACTTGTTTAAAGGAGTATTTCTGTTTCAGCAAACAAATATTCTTTTTTATACAatgaaaaagttatacaattgtcCATTCCTCCGATTTTAAGATCCCTGCTTGCTGTCTTTTCATGGAAACCTTCATTGTTTACTTGCAGTGGATATAAATCATGGGATGAACATGCAGATGCAGGCTGTATTATAGAGATATGTCTTGTAATAGGCTGAGAATTGCATGAGTAAGACAGAGCATAATTCTGTGGAACTACACAGTGAAGGCTCCTATTATGAACCTACTTAttttatagtttaatacatattttttatattttaccaaCCATAGGCATTTTCGAGTGATTATAAATTGCAATCCATAAAACAATGAAAATTGCTGaaactacttttttttattgttgaagTTCAATAATCTTATATTTGTTTTCCAGACTTGTCTAGAATCAACATAGACATGGATAAGAATACGAGCAATGATACGTGTGACCTCTATTACCACCACAACACAGCAAGAATCTGGCTACCGATATTTTACAGTGTGATTTTCTTGGTGGGATTGCTTGGAAACGTCCTGGCTTTGTTTGTCATCCACAAAAACAGACGGAAACTTAACTCTACCACACTCTATTCAAGAAACCTGGTTGTTTCAGATATTTGCTTTGCCATTGTCTCACCTTTCAGGATTGTATACTATGCTAAGGGTTTCAACTGGACCTTAGGAGAAGCACTTTGTCGAATAACAGCACTATTTCTGTACATCAATACGTATGCCGGCGTAAACTTCATGACTTGTTTGAGCATTGACCGTTTCTTTGCAGTGGTGCATCCGCATCGTTACAACAGAATGCGGAGGGTGAAGTTTGCCAAAATCATCTGTATTTTTGTTTGGTTGCTGGTCTTCTTCCAAACATTCCCACTGCTTCTACAGGAAATGTCTCATTTGGAGCCATCTGGGAAAACAACGTGTATGGAATACCCAAACTTTGAAAGGATAGAACATTTGCCATATATGCTTCTTGGTGCATGTTTCATTGGATACTATATTCCTCTGGTAATCATGCTGTTTTGTTATTCTCAAATAAGTATTAAACTCTGCCAGACTACAAAAAGGAATCCATTATCTGAAAAAACTGGGACCAACAGAAAGGCTACTAACACAATCATTTTAGTGATTGTGGTGTTCTTCATTTGCTTCACGCCATACCATGTGGCTATAACCCAGCATATGATCAGAAAATTCATTTATAAGCCAGACTGCGAAGAACAGAAACTATTTCAAGTCGTCCTTCACATTACTGTCTCTTTGATGAACTTAAACTGTTGCCTAGATCCCCTCATATACTTCTGTGCATGCAAAGGATACAAGAATCAGATTATGAAAATATTAAAACGGCAGGCAAGCATTAGCTCTTCCAGTGCCACAAGGCCGGCAGGTGACGAATACTCACGCGACCACATAGAGACTCAAAATATACCATTAAACCAAAAAGCCAGCCTACATGCCAATATAAAATAAATTGGGACAAAAAAAGAACTAATGTTGGGGTCCTTCCTAATACACAATAAATGGAAGGAAATGTATTTTTGGATTATTGTA
This sequence is a window from Leptodactylus fuscus isolate aLepFus1 chromosome 2, aLepFus1.hap2, whole genome shotgun sequence. Protein-coding genes within it:
- the GPR183 gene encoding G-protein coupled receptor 183, encoding MDKNTSNDTCDLYYHHNTARIWLPIFYSVIFLVGLLGNVLALFVIHKNRRKLNSTTLYSRNLVVSDICFAIVSPFRIVYYAKGFNWTLGEALCRITALFLYINTYAGVNFMTCLSIDRFFAVVHPHRYNRMRRVKFAKIICIFVWLLVFFQTFPLLLQEMSHLEPSGKTTCMEYPNFERIEHLPYMLLGACFIGYYIPLVIMLFCYSQISIKLCQTTKRNPLSEKTGTNRKATNTIILVIVVFFICFTPYHVAITQHMIRKFIYKPDCEEQKLFQVVLHITVSLMNLNCCLDPLIYFCACKGYKNQIMKILKRQASISSSSATRPAGDEYSRDHIETQNIPLNQKASLHANIK